The sequence caggagtttgagaccagcctggccaacatggtgaaacctcgtctctactaagaatacgaaaaaaaaaaaaaaattagtcgggtgtggtggtgggtgcctgtaatttcagccacttgggagggtgaggcatgaacctggggggaggaggttgcagtgagcccagattgcaccactgcactccagcctgggcgacagagcaagattccatctcaaaaaaaaataaataaataaaagaaaaagaagattgcTCCTATTTTTGTATCAGACGGACTGGGCCACTggtaatattttatactttatatcaTTCCAACATATCCCCCAAATGTGCTTAATTCCCAATGGTTTACCTCAACTACTTAACTTAAAAGTCCATTGACTATCCAGGAAGAACCTGCTTCATCTCTTATCCCCACCACACTTAAAAGATGCTTtaccttttctcctctctctctctctctgtccttctcttcttttttcttttttttctcactatGCCCATCTGTGTGGAGGCCAGGAAGTGGCGGGGGAGGTGCTGCTGCTCCAGCGTAAGGGATGCTGGGAGGAGGGCCAGATGTCACTGTGACCTCTCCCACTGGCAGAGCAGAAAGTCCTGAACTTCTCTTGGATTTGGAGTGTCGCTTCTCTTTATGCTTCtccttgtctttcttctttttgctcttctttgacttctttttcttcttgatttcccGGTAAGAATCATCTATCACTAACTCCCCAGCCTCTAGTTCCCCACCAGAGGATGAGTCTGATTCTACCAGAATAGGTTCAAGCCCTGAAAGATCAAGGTTACCACTGTGGGACTCTGGGAACTGGGAGGCATCAGACCCACAGCCTTCAGGGCCAGGAGATGAATGTGGGTCTGAGGATGACTTGTGCTTTTTCCGGGCTGTTTTCAGAAAGCTCTGTAACTCATGTCCTAGGAGTAAAGCACCCTGCTCATCCCGAGCTGATTTCTTTGAGGATTTTTTCACAGTTGCTTGTTGAGAGGGATACTGAAAAGACTCCTCATCAACAGAgctgcttcccttctcctttgGTGAGAGAATAAGTTTCATTTTCAAACCATCAGGCTCCCGAAGGGTCAGTGTCTCTGTGTTCACATACAGAGGTTTCATTTTTTTGGATTTGTGGGAGGCACCATCCTCCAGGGGTAGTTCCCCACTGCTTCCACTGACTTTCTTCCTGTGGTGCTCCTTTTTACTCTCCGAA comes from Macaca mulatta isolate MMU2019108-1 chromosome 10, T2T-MMU8v2.0, whole genome shotgun sequence and encodes:
- the HMGXB4 gene encoding HMG domain-containing protein 4 isoform X1; translated protein: MDLLKAITSPLAAGSKPSKKTGEKSSGSSSHSESKKEHHRKKVSGSSGELPLEDGASHKSKKMKPLYVNTETLTLREPDGLKMKLILSPKEKGSSSVDEESFQYPSQQATVKKSSKKSARDEQGALLLGHELQSFLKTARKKHKSSSDPHSSPGPEGCGSDASQFPESHSGNLDLSGLEPILVESDSSSGGELEAGELVIDDSYREIKKKKKSKKSKKKKDKEKHKEKRHSKSKRSSGLSALPVGEVTVTSGPPPSIPYAGAAAPPPPLPGLHTDGHSEKKKKKEEKDRERERGEKPKKKNMSAYQVFCKEYRVTIVADHPGIDFGELSKKLAEVWKQLPEKDKLIWKQKAQYLQHKQNKAEATTVKRKASSSEGSMKVKASSVGVLSPQKKSPPTTMLLPASPAKAPETEPIDVAAHLQLLGESLSLIGHRLQETEGMVAVSGSLSVLLDSIICALGPLACLTTQLPELNGCPKQVLSNTLDNIAYIMPGL